Proteins from a genomic interval of Nematostella vectensis chromosome 5, jaNemVect1.1, whole genome shotgun sequence:
- the LOC125563083 gene encoding uncharacterized protein LOC125563083, which produces MNTEDYYLGNMSENEASSEVERIESKKRSLGGYLGRVSIHMKELKTCLDDPSRANEIQTALNELQSALNNYEDCYQSYILEELATDEFNRVKEKFEETRNECETTTKLENERLKKGKSNSTKSRLSSRSRKLREKIEMKKLLLQQEEEIAQHRMDLERKKIELEYEQKARACKLKFQVQIAEKEAELLEERGSESDSCVSEKYKGDVGVMPPMSQEEKLMKWTEQCDPIPDNPRPDTPKLMEGPSHPKDPIPERKPQINDQEAPPSSYRKTPFGFLPVNSTDIMLKLTMLQAMQPVKFSGNPSDFPNFRKRLRDNLEDEILSDSQKVEFLPKFLSGEAFEVVERVSGCSYSVIVDILEDRYGQPATVAASCIDNLTRGPRLNNHDYKGLRDFAEQLESASKKLVGEYAIEASTISNMKQIVRRLPQYLVNKWGDVSYKIREKGGIPKISDLADYVKRQAAIKNDPGFVDLSMSENKGGGDKRPEQGGKGKNYQKQTSVFKTDMEGSPPETTMGKQAPIKTCPCCQGEHRLSDCANFKGRDLPGRWRLVKEKRLCHICLRPGHMRDRCHTTTFCNCKSERKHHTLLHNPPRAKDDPPKELNSSAGEGTTEGPPRRDHAQGTRGGEPHRQTEQYATFSERATKTVLLHVVPVKLIAPNGNSLTTYGLLDNGSRGTMISSEVSAKLELKGHTEEISITTMMGSSKEQIEVVEFELQHASGEGDRIPVTEGLVTKKFNVNEKCLPKDIDREAHPHLRDIEIPSVDMPKVSVLIGKDVGYAHEVFEVRRPATKASDLKALRGPLGWVITGTLQGETSCKEVNLNFADYKKELQHQIERFWDLESFGTKSVGTDKGSPSFISHHLSREDRKAIDKLEKTITKRDGHYETGLLWRDDDVTLPNNRNEADKRLNSLEA; this is translated from the coding sequence ATGAACACTGAGGATTATTATCTTGGAAACATGAGTGAAAACGAAGCTAGTAGTGAAGTCGAACGAATAGAAAGCAAGAAAAGGTCCCTAGGAGGCTACCTAGGGCGCGTGAGTATTCACATGAAAGAGCTCAAAACTTGTCTTGATGATCCCTCTAGAGCCAATGAAATACAGACAGCCTTGAATGAATTACAGTCGGCTTTGAATAACTATGAGGACTGCTATCAGTCGTACATTTTGGAAGAATTGGCAACCGATGAATTCAACAGAGTGAAAGAGAAATTTGAAGAAACTCGTAATGAGTGTGAAACTACTACCAAATTGGAAAATGAACGTTTGAAGAAAGGAAAGTCAAACTCAACTAAGTCAAGGCTGTCTAGTAGGTCTAGGAAATTAAGAgagaaaatagaaatgaaaaagCTTCTTTTGCAACAAGAAGAAGAGATAGCTCAGCATCGAATGGATCTGGAACGTAAGAAAATAGAATTGGAATATGAACAGAAAGCGAGAGCATGTAAGCTCAAGTTCCAGGTTCAAATCGCAGAAAAGGAAGCCGAGTTATTAGAAGAGAGAGGGAGTGAGTCTGATAGTTGTGTGTCAGAAAAGTATAAAGGGGATGTAGGGGTCATGCCACCCATGTCTCAAGAGGAAAAGCTAATGAAATGGACCGAGCAATGTGACCCCATTCCTGATAATCCTAGACCAGACACACCTAAGCTAATGGAGGGCCCTTCCCATCCTAAAGACCCCATTCCTGAGAGAAAACCCCAGATTAATGACCAAGAAGCCCCCCCTAGTAGTTATAGGAAAACCCCGTTTGGTTTTCTTCCCGTGAACAGTACTGATATCATGTTAAAGCTGACCATGCTCCAAGCCATGCAACCTGTTAAGTTCTCTGGGAATCCAAGTGACTTTCCTAATTTTAGGAAGAGATTGAGAGATAATTTAGAAGATGAAATTTTAAGTGATTCACAAAAGGTTGAATTCCTACCGAAGTTCCTCTCGGGGGAGGCTTTTGAAGTTGTGGAGAGGGTTTCCGGTTGCAGCTATTCAGTGATAGTTGATATTTTGGAAGACCGATATGGGCAGCCAGCGACCGTCGCTGCTTCTTGTATTGACAATTTGACCAGAGGCCCAAGATTGAACAATCATGATTATAAGGGACTGAGGGATTTTGCAGAGCAACTTGAATCagcctcaaagaaacttgttGGGGAATATGCTATTGAAGCCAGTACCATCTCAAACATGAAACAGATAGTTAGAAGGCTTCCCCagtatttagtaaataaatggGGTGATGTATCCTACAAGATAAGAGAAAAGGGGGGTATCCCTAAGATTTCAGATTTGGCAGATTATGTGAAGAGGCAAGCAGCCATAAAGAATGACCCAGGTTTTGTTGACCTAAGCATGAGTGAGAACaagggtggtggtgataaaaGACCCGAGCAGGGTGGGAAAGGCAAGAACTACCAGAAACAGACTTCTGTCTTTAAAACAGACATGGAAGGCTCACCCCCTGAAACTACTATGGGTAAACAAGCCCCAATTAAGACCTGTCCTTGCTGTCAAGGAGAACATAGGCTTTCAGACTGTGCAAATTTCAAGGGAAGGGACTTACCCGGCCGTTGGCGACTGGTAAAGGAGAAGAGATTGTGTCATATATGCCTTAGGCCAGGACATATGAGGGACAGATGCCATACAACCACTTTTTGTAACTGCAAAAGTGAGCGAaaacaccacaccttgttACATAACCCCCCTAGAGCTAAAGATGACCCTCCCAAAGAACTTAACTCGAGCGCAGGGGAGGGGACGACCGAGGGACCCCCTAGAAGAGACCATGCTCAGGGCACCCGGGGTGGGGAGCCACACAGGCAAACCGAGCAATACGCAACATTTTCTGAAAGAGCCACAAAAACGGTGTTACTACATGTTGTACCAGTTAAATTGATTGCCCCAAATGGGAACTCTCTGACAACGTATGGGCTACTGGATAATGGCTCAAGAGGAACTATGATAAGCTCGGAGGTTTCAGCGAAACTCGAACTTAAAGGTCATACTGAGGAAATATCCATCACCACCATGATGGGAAGTAGTAAGGAACAGATAGAGGTTGTGGAGTTTGAACTGCAACACGCAAGTGGTGAAGGGGATAGAATTCCCGTAACTGAGGGTTTGGTAACGAAGAAATTCAATGTCAACGAAAAGTGTCTTCCTAAAGATATTGACAGAGAGGCACACCCTCATCTGAGGGATATTGAGATTCCCTCGGTAGACATGCCTAAGGTTTCGGTTCTGATAGGAAAGGACGTTGGCTATGCGCATGAGGTGTTTGAAGTGCGTAGACCAGCGACGAAAGCCAGTGATTTGAAGGCTTTGAGAGGTCCTCTTGGATGGGTAATTACAGGAACCCTTCAAGGGGAGACCTCATGCAAGGAAGTAAACCTGAACTTTGCTGATTATAAAAAAGAACTTCAGCATCAGATTGAGCGGTTCTGGGATTTGGAGAGTTTCGGTACAAAGAGTGTTGGGACGGACAAGGGATCCCCAAGTTTTATATCGCACCATCTGTCCAGGGAAGACAGGAAGGCTATCGATAAGTTGGAGAAGACCATTACTAAGCGTGATGGTCACTATGAAACAGGCCTCCTGTGGCGGGATGATGATGTGACCCTACCTAATAACCGGAATGAAGCCGATAAAAGACTGAATAGTCTTGAAGCGTAA